A genomic region of bacterium contains the following coding sequences:
- a CDS encoding (2Fe-2S) ferredoxin domain-containing protein translates to MKLTIDDLKKIKEEHKAQATLREGGQRVKITVHMGTCGIAAGARNVMSAIMDEIGKRNITDIIVTTSGCAGMCSKEPMMTVEIVGSSPVKYGMLDDEKTRKIFSEHILSGNVLSDLAIGMGCETTY, encoded by the coding sequence ATGAAGCTTACCATAGATGACCTTAAGAAGATTAAGGAAGAGCATAAAGCACAGGCTACATTAAGGGAAGGGGGGCAAAGGGTGAAGATTACCGTGCATATGGGAACCTGCGGGATTGCCGCAGGAGCAAGGAATGTAATGTCTGCAATAATGGATGAGATAGGGAAAAGGAATATTACCGACATCATCGTAACAACCTCTGGATGTGCAGGGATGTGTTCAAAAGAGCCGATGATGACGGTTGAGATAGTTGGCTCCTCACCTGTTAAGTATGGAATGCTGGATGATGAGAAAACAAGGAAAATATTCTCTGAACATATCCTCTCTGGCAATGTCCTATCTGATCTTGCAATTGGGATGGGTTGCGAAACCACCTACTAG
- a CDS encoding putative toxin-antitoxin system toxin component, PIN family gives MIVVLDTNIYISGTFWLGISKRIIRKAKERGFVVVVSEEMLDELKDVLTRKDKDFKLSNEEAGKIIKDITSYAKIVKPSQKVTVCRDKKDNMVIECAIAGRARYIISGDYDLKALGKYNEIEMIDAYRFLEILEGAR, from the coding sequence GTGATTGTAGTATTGGATACAAATATCTATATCTCAGGGACATTTTGGCTTGGTATATCAAAAAGGATTATAAGAAAAGCAAAGGAGAGAGGGTTTGTGGTTGTAGTTTCTGAAGAAATGTTAGATGAACTAAAGGATGTGCTTACCCGAAAGGATAAAGATTTTAAGCTTTCTAATGAGGAGGCAGGTAAGATTATAAAAGATATTACAAGCTATGCCAAGATAGTGAAGCCCAGCCAGAAGGTAACAGTTTGTAGAGACAAGAAAGACAATATGGTAATAGAGTGTGCAATTGCAGGAAGGGCAAGATATATCATATCGGGAGATTATGATTTAAAAGCACTGGGGAAATATAACGAAATTGAAATGATTGATGCATATCGGTTTCTAGAAATTTTAGAAGGGGCAAGATAG
- the kdsB gene encoding 3-deoxy-manno-octulosonate cytidylyltransferase, whose amino-acid sequence MPSAKIIGVIPARYASKRFPGKPLAILKGKPIIWWVFNQARKALDDVIIATDDERIKKEAESFAPVVMTSPLHPSGSDRIAEAVKNFEVDLVINIQGDNPFIPPEMIKEVIKELQDPAVLMATLKKEISKEEADSPNIVKVVCDKDDFALYFSRNPIPYSGRYYKHIGIYGYKKDFLLTFINLPKGRLERDEDLEQLRVLENGYKIKVTTTQYDSPSIDTKEDLEEILKELTEGLNG is encoded by the coding sequence ATGCCCTCTGCCAAAATAATTGGGGTAATCCCTGCCAGATATGCCTCAAAGAGGTTTCCTGGAAAGCCACTTGCTATCTTAAAGGGAAAACCCATCATTTGGTGGGTATTTAATCAAGCAAGAAAGGCATTGGATGATGTTATAATTGCCACAGATGATGAAAGGATAAAGAAAGAGGCAGAATCCTTTGCGCCTGTTGTAATGACAAGCCCTTTGCACCCATCGGGAAGCGATAGGATAGCCGAGGCGGTTAAAAACTTTGAGGTAGATTTAGTCATAAATATCCAGGGAGATAATCCATTTATCCCTCCCGAAATGATAAAGGAGGTAATTAAGGAATTACAAGACCCCGCTGTGCTAATGGCAACCCTAAAAAAGGAAATCTCAAAAGAAGAGGCAGATAGCCCAAACATTGTAAAGGTTGTTTGTGATAAGGATGATTTTGCATTATATTTCTCAAGAAACCCAATTCCCTATTCGGGAAGATATTACAAGCATATTGGAATCTATGGTTATAAGAAGGATTTTCTTTTGACATTTATAAACCTTCCAAAGGGAAGGCTTGAGAGAGATGAAGACCTTGAGCAATTAAGGGTATTAGAGAATGGGTATAAAATAAAGGTAACTACCACACAATATGACTCGCCATCCATTGATACAAAAGAAGACCTTGAGGAAATTCTAAAAGAATTGACAGAAGGATTAAATGGTTGA
- a CDS encoding PorV/PorQ family protein yields MRKLVLVLGLMANSLWPGEGEKSAAFLKLGAGARPGGMGGAYCAIADDSSANYWNPAGLTQLSQKEGSFMYHCPMSEVDGLSYSNLNLALPQGNQGFGVSLVYLGYGSEKGYDRDKKPINDWSASDLAISGSYARKINKSLSLGASLKAIMMKIEDESAKAFCLDSGILYKDAYPNLNLAAVIKNLGTKPKFISEKFSLPLSLRLGAAYNLQNTPIPLLIGLDTNISPFSISLGLEGKIYQNFSLRLGYSNSQDEGPGITAGFGLQQSNFGIDYAIKPFGELGLSHYISLKAGF; encoded by the coding sequence ATGAGAAAACTAGTTTTGGTTTTAGGGTTAATGGCGAATAGCCTATGGCCAGGTGAGGGAGAGAAATCAGCCGCATTCTTAAAACTGGGTGCGGGAGCAAGGCCAGGTGGAATGGGAGGGGCATATTGTGCGATTGCTGATGATAGCAGTGCCAATTATTGGAACCCCGCCGGACTTACTCAACTTTCTCAAAAAGAGGGGTCATTTATGTATCATTGTCCAATGAGTGAGGTAGATGGCTTATCCTATTCTAATCTAAATCTGGCTCTTCCTCAAGGTAATCAAGGATTTGGGGTAAGCCTTGTCTATCTTGGCTATGGAAGCGAAAAGGGTTATGATAGGGATAAAAAGCCAATCAATGATTGGTCTGCCTCTGATCTGGCAATCTCTGGCTCCTATGCAAGAAAAATAAACAAAAGCCTCTCTTTGGGGGCAAGTTTAAAGGCAATTATGATGAAGATAGAGGATGAATCTGCTAAGGCCTTTTGCCTGGATAGCGGAATCCTTTATAAAGATGCCTATCCAAACCTTAACCTTGCGGCAGTTATAAAAAACCTTGGGACAAAGCCAAAGTTTATCAGCGAAAAATTCTCCCTTCCCCTTTCCTTAAGGCTTGGTGCAGCTTATAACCTTCAAAATACCCCCATTCCCTTGCTTATCGGCCTTGATACAAACATCTCTCCATTTTCTATTAGCCTTGGTCTTGAGGGAAAAATCTACCAAAATTTTAGCTTAAGGCTTGGCTATTCAAATAGCCAAGATGAAGGGCCTGGAATAACCGCAGGCTTTGGCCTCCAGCAATCTAATTTTGGTATTGATTATGCGATAAAGCCATTTGGCGAGCTTGGCCTTTCCCATTACATTTCTTTGAAGGCAGGGTTTTAA